GTGTTTATGTTTCTGTAGTAGTGTAGGATCAAAGGAAGTGGCTTTGTTTTAAGCGGGTGTTTTTTCAGATGACGGCATGGAAATTGACTCTTATAAGTTCAATTATAGTGGTGGTTTGTTCCGACGTTGTCATGGAaagttgaatttgaatttgcaCATTGTTCCATTTATCGAtatctttttccatttttttctgGTGAGGGATATTTGTTGTCATTTTTCACTGAGTAATTCAAAACATTCTTCTGTGTGCTATCTAAAGTTAACAGAATAAGGACTCTTACTTCCATGTTCCATTCATGGGAGGGGAAATGAAACTTTGTCTAGAATTTGTCACGTGAATTTTGTGATAGATTATGCTAATGTAGGCGAACCTTAATTTAGTTCTTTAtgattcttattttctttaatggTATGACACCTTCGCaaattttgattcttgaaattcatcTGGTGTCTTCAGATTTCTGTGACAAATTTTTCACCATGTTGGATTTTCAACTTAATGATGCCAATGATGATATAGTGGCCAAAACAAGTCGAGTTCTGAGATCTGTGGACTATACATCTCCATTTATCTggagtatttttttattttattgtttaggTATACCATGGTGCCAACATCCTTGTACATGGGATTTGCAGCTTCCATAATATGGGTTGGACAGGTTAGCAAATCCCTTCAGAATCTTTCTATGATTTAGTTTGTTATTGCTAGCTGATCTCTTTCCCGGACCTTTTCTGTCAGGGGACGTACCTCACTTCTGCTGCTCATAGTCATGCAGAGGATTACAACTTGCATGAAGGAACAGTAATTGGGAAATTCAATGGAGAGTTTTGGGGGATGTTTGCATGTCACCAGGTACATCATCTAAACTTTCCTTTGAAAACTTTAGCTGTCAGGTCTGTCTTCCTAAATAATCATATCACAAACTTTTGACGAGACCTGTTCTATTATGATTCTGCAGCTTGTTGGCAACCTTATGACTCTTGCTGTGTTGAGGGATGAAAAGGTATCTAGACTCATTAATTGGAGTTTAAGTTTGGACCCTTGATGTTTTGTGGTAATCAGACTTAGTCTGCTATAGCATTTGGCTCCATGCCCTTTGTTTCATGAGGCTTCCTCGTTGAAATAAacaccataaaaattattgtcgtTTCTGGAAATTTTGTCATCAAGGAAATAAGCATTCGCTGAAGTTTGCtactttttgtatttatcataTGCTCTTGGTAAGTATTAACTGTATGACAATACAAATTGCAGGGAGGACGGACCAGTGGCACAACTTTACTTTTGATTCTCTTTCTCTGTAGCATGACTTTAGGTACAATTCTTATGTGCTTCTTGAGTAAGAGAAACGGCAAAGAAGAAAGGCTGCAAGAATCTCCTGTCAGTTCTTCATCTTCAATAGGATCATTGTTAAAATCTATCTTGATTCTGTTGCTTGATGTACGAATCCTCTTGGTCATCCCACTTATTGCATACTCGGGATTACAACAAGCGTTTGTGTGGTAATGAaccagaaaaattattatttaagcaATCATTGTACTTTATATATGTCTAGGTCTCAACAGTATAGTCTGCTTCTGCAgttaagttaatttttcctGTCCAGGGCTGAGTATACTAAAGAAATTGTCAAACCTGCACTCGGAGAACGTGGTGTTGGTGGTGCAATGGCTGTTTATGGAATTTTTGATGCTTTGGTAAGTGGCAAATCAGAAATAACTACTGCTGATTTTAGGAGTCAACAAGATTAGGCCATTCTCAGTTTATACTCATCTCCGTTGGGTTAATACAGATTATTGAATGTCGTTTCAgtatattcattttatctaCCCCGAAAATATAGATGTCCTAGTGGCTTTAGTTCCTCgtaacataaatttatttcttgggtGATGTGCCACTTGAATTAACTGAAGTTGATTGTCACTTATTGCTATTGGAACATTTGTCAGAGTTCACTAGCAGCTGGTCAGCTTACTTCGGGTCTCTCGACAATCACAATAATAGTCTCAGGCGGAGCTTTAATCCAGCTGATCGTACTGCTTTGGCTTCTGGCAAACTACAGGTGGACTCTCCCATCAACTTTTGTGCTCTCATGGAACCTAAATTTTTAGAAAGCTACGTATTATTTAAGACTTCCAAAGTAATATTTCTTGCTTCTTTTGCCTTCTTTTTCAGCGTGAGTGGTGGACTACTTGCTACATTGCTTCCACTTGTCATAGGGGCTCTGTGGGGCATCGGTGATGGAGTGCTCAACACGCAGCTTAGTGCACTGCCCGGCATTCTATTTAAACATGATCTAGTActaactctctctctatcCTCTACAGTCATTCTAATGCTCAAATTGTCACTTATATTCATATACATTCTTCTGGGATTGCAGGAAGGAGCATTTGCGCAGCTTAAGCTATGGCAAAGCGTGTCAATTGCAGTAGTGTTTTTCATCAGCACTTCTATATCACTGCAGACAATGGTCGTGATCATGCTCGTGGCTCTCTGCATCTCAGTCGCGGGGTTCCTTTTTCTCACACTCAAGGTGGAGAAAGCATTTTCGTATGGCGCTGCCTGAGCTCCACgaaatcttttttttgtttggtacTTTGAGGGAATTCTGGTATGTTTTAGTACCCAAATGTATGCAAACATGCATCCCGAGTCTGTTGCATGTTTATTGTTGTACATAATAATGACTCTGCCAACACTTGATGAACCAGAAGCCCCACAGAGTGATTTCTCTGATATTTTGTTCTTGGGAAAGTTGGCTTTGTTGCCTGTGTTATGCAAATTGGGGAGTTGAACTTTTATCCAATCACTTCCCATGAAAAGCCCAAATGATTGTGGGCTCGTTAAAGCCTAATGGGCCCAACAAATACACGAAGACCAAAGCCACCGTACAGCTATGACCCAAGGAAAAAAGAATGCTCCATGCTATTGggaaatttttattcaaattaaatttgatctacctaaatcaatcatcaaatgttatatatttaagtgggtatttttttgaaaatatataccaatcatattataagtatattgaacttattatataattaattcaaatttaataaaattcaatttttccgTACCGTGGCGTTGTTCACCAAATCAAGGAGTTCACTCCCATAAAAGCttgctaaatatattttaaaatctactTAATTTGTTAAAGACGGCGCATGATTTATCAACTAggaatttcaacaaaatctaGGGACCTCTCTGtaattcaaaattgcaaaCATTCCTAGTGTCCTGTTGCTAACAGCAGCAGCATTTTCGGTACCTCTAGGTTggattatttcaattttcccCGTAAACCTCCCCCACCCACTTACTCCTTAATAATCGTTCATTTCTACTCCAAACCCTCCTTTCCTTCTAACCAACCCCCCAACACAGcacatacattttattttttcttaattaaaaacaattaccaagaaatcaaggaaaaattacaacaagctatcataatatttggtataatttacccaaaaatcaaaataagaaacatatatatatatacatatgttggCCCTTTGCATCGCTTACCACCCTAACCACCTCAACTAATACACATCCTTTCTTCCATACAAAATGCATTAGTTGCGATTAGTTCCATCCTTTCTCTTTAAATCATATGCTTTCCATTTTaagcaataaaagaaaaaagaaattaaaccaTACTGCTGCCAGTTATGAGTTTCAGTTTCTCCAACTCATTATTGCTTCATATCATTCCTCATCCAAGGTGGCCTCTCCTATTCTACGCCGCCGCCTGGACCACCATTCTAACGGTGACCGTCGCCGTCGCCTCGTTCTCGCCCGAGTTGGCTTTTGTTTCCGCCATCAGCCCCAACTCTTCTTCATCTCAGGCGTGCCGTGAAGGAGGCTTCCTTAGGTTGCCGCTAGATATTCCGTCGGAGGATTTTTGCCTTCCGGCTCGTTTTTTCAAGC
The nucleotide sequence above comes from Sesamum indicum cultivar Zhongzhi No. 13 linkage group LG11, S_indicum_v1.0, whole genome shotgun sequence. Encoded proteins:
- the LOC105174426 gene encoding UNC93-like protein 3 codes for the protein MATDEESPLVVEENHPQSQPLNHKRDVHILCWAFLLIFLAYGAVQNLESTINTEGDLGTISLGILYVSFAFFSVFASLVVRKLGSKNALVLGTTGYWLFTAANLKPSWYTMVPTSLYMGFAASIIWVGQGTYLTSAAHSHAEDYNLHEGTVIGKFNGEFWGMFACHQLVGNLMTLAVLRDEKGGRTSGTTLLLILFLCSMTLGTILMCFLSKRNGKEERLQESPVSSSSSIGSLLKSILILLLDVRILLVIPLIAYSGLQQAFVWAEYTKEIVKPALGERGVGGAMAVYGIFDALSSLAAGQLTSGLSTITIIVSGGALIQLIVLLWLLANYSVSGGLLATLLPLVIGALWGIGDGVLNTQLSALPGILFKHDLEGAFAQLKLWQSVSIAVVFFISTSISLQTMVVIMLVALCISVAGFLFLTLKVEKAFSYGAA
- the LOC105174427 gene encoding uncharacterized protein LOC105174427: MSFSFSNSLLLHIIPHPRWPLLFYAAAWTTILTVTVAVASFSPELAFVSAISPNSSSSQACREGGFLRLPLDIPSEDFCLPARFFKRSSIDMLVPPVFAAVIVACSACVVKAMGLWEAEDEHF